The Christiangramia flava JLT2011 genome has a segment encoding these proteins:
- a CDS encoding NADPH-dependent FMN reductase, whose amino-acid sequence MKKILAFAGSNSSASINRQLLENVLKRMDNLDIEQIRLTDFSLPIFSVDLEKRGIPENVLKLQEQIDRAVALVVAVNEHNGGPSAFFKNTIDWLSRNRRDFLQDKKILLISTSPGARGAKSSLEYTERIFGRFGGEVLESFSFPSFKDNFHDGKVINEVLDMGIQDVVTTFAHQISE is encoded by the coding sequence ATGAAAAAGATCCTGGCTTTTGCCGGTTCCAATAGCAGCGCTTCCATTAACAGGCAGTTGCTGGAAAATGTCCTGAAGAGAATGGACAACCTGGATATAGAACAGATTCGGCTAACCGATTTTTCCCTGCCCATCTTCAGTGTGGATCTGGAAAAACGGGGAATTCCTGAAAACGTTTTGAAACTGCAGGAACAGATCGATCGTGCAGTTGCGCTGGTGGTGGCGGTCAATGAGCACAATGGCGGCCCCTCCGCATTTTTTAAAAATACCATAGACTGGCTTTCACGAAATCGCCGGGATTTTCTGCAGGATAAAAAAATTTTGCTGATCAGTACATCCCCGGGAGCGCGCGGTGCGAAATCATCCCTAGAATACACCGAGCGCATTTTTGGCCGTTTTGGAGGAGAAGTGCTGGAAAGCTTCAGTTTTCCTTCGTTTAAAGACAATTTTCACGACGGAAAGGTAATTAATGAAGTGCTGGATATGGGAATACAGGATGTGGTTACTACCTTTGCGCATCAAATTTCAGAATAG
- a CDS encoding aldose 1-epimerase family protein: MNIYQLENEFLKIAVKETGAELCSVYNREHHLEHIWQADPQIWGSHAPNLFPNIGMMKNGKYHFQGKTYEMPKHGFIRHNENIRLKERSEHQLVFELLYSEETLAVYPFKFSYRIAYTLRGKSLEVSQQVINLDTQELYFCLGGHPAFNICLFEGEMLEDYRLEFDRKMMLQSHILSPNGLVSEETKPILKNEKQIALTRDIFAEDALIFREIPSKKVAIFSNQHGKILEMTYRDFKNLGIWAKPGAPYVCLEPWLGVADFENTSQQLTEKADIEKLEAGLEADFSYQVNFF, encoded by the coding sequence GTGAATATCTACCAGCTTGAGAATGAATTTCTGAAAATTGCCGTGAAGGAAACCGGTGCAGAACTCTGCAGCGTATATAATAGGGAGCATCACCTGGAGCATATCTGGCAGGCCGACCCGCAGATCTGGGGAAGTCACGCACCAAACCTGTTCCCCAATATCGGGATGATGAAAAATGGCAAATATCATTTCCAGGGAAAGACCTACGAGATGCCCAAGCACGGTTTCATCAGGCACAATGAAAACATCCGGCTGAAAGAACGTTCAGAACACCAGCTGGTGTTCGAATTGCTTTATTCCGAAGAAACGCTGGCGGTCTACCCGTTTAAATTCAGTTATCGCATTGCCTATACGCTTCGCGGAAAGAGCCTGGAAGTGAGTCAGCAGGTGATCAACCTGGACACGCAGGAACTGTATTTTTGCCTGGGTGGTCACCCGGCTTTCAATATCTGCCTATTCGAAGGAGAAATGCTGGAGGACTATCGCCTGGAATTTGACCGAAAAATGATGCTGCAGTCGCATATTCTGAGTCCCAACGGATTGGTTTCCGAAGAAACAAAACCCATTCTGAAAAACGAAAAGCAGATCGCTCTGACCAGGGATATTTTTGCTGAAGATGCGCTGATCTTTCGGGAGATCCCTTCTAAAAAAGTAGCAATTTTCAGCAATCAGCATGGGAAAATTCTGGAAATGACCTATCGCGATTTCAAAAATTTGGGAATTTGGGCCAAACCCGGCGCGCCCTATGTTTGCCTGGAACCCTGGTTGGGAGTGGCCGATTTTGAAAACACCAGTCAGCAATTGACCGAGAAAGCAGATATCGAAAAACTGGAAGCAGGCCTGGAAGCCGATTTTTCCTACCAGGTAAACTTCTTTTAA
- a CDS encoding sensor histidine kinase, translating into MKANRNTFIFVLTGLTLLCIPIVTSPDFSKGIHMFDVPPFQRSFLGYVLLLLYFFLNYFLFIPKFYSQKKYVIFGLVTLACFLLVTFLPDVLISVQAPQPPQVFREPGMNMREPGFHPGPQPGLIFQFGLVFILSLLLRIQHQISELKNEKISAELSYLKAKINPHFLFNTLNSLYALALTQNKQTPMAILKLSSLMRYVVSESESKKVSLKKELTYIEDYIELQKLRFSENVEFHYEVSGEPNGYEIAPLILINYIENAFKFGLHTDKRSIIEILIHVENSRLQLKTRNRIVYKNGDVPGTEEGLQNSKNRLNLIYSGNYSLESGEKDGFYLVNLNIKLDD; encoded by the coding sequence TTGAAAGCAAACCGGAATACCTTCATTTTCGTCCTCACAGGCCTCACGCTTTTATGCATTCCCATCGTCACCTCTCCAGATTTCAGTAAAGGTATTCACATGTTCGATGTGCCGCCTTTCCAGCGAAGTTTTTTAGGCTACGTACTACTACTACTCTATTTTTTCCTGAATTATTTCCTCTTCATCCCGAAATTTTACAGCCAGAAAAAATACGTGATTTTTGGCCTTGTGACGCTTGCCTGTTTCCTGCTGGTGACCTTTTTACCCGACGTACTGATATCGGTTCAGGCACCGCAACCGCCCCAGGTTTTCCGCGAACCCGGAATGAATATGCGGGAACCGGGCTTTCATCCCGGCCCTCAGCCTGGCCTCATCTTTCAGTTTGGGTTAGTCTTTATCCTCTCGCTCCTGCTGCGCATTCAGCACCAGATTTCAGAATTGAAAAATGAAAAGATCAGTGCCGAACTTTCGTACCTTAAAGCCAAGATCAATCCGCATTTTTTGTTCAATACACTGAACAGCCTGTACGCACTCGCGCTCACCCAGAACAAGCAAACGCCCATGGCCATCCTGAAACTTTCCAGTTTGATGCGCTATGTGGTTTCGGAAAGCGAGTCGAAAAAAGTATCGCTGAAAAAGGAACTGACCTATATTGAAGATTATATCGAATTACAGAAACTGCGTTTTTCTGAAAATGTGGAGTTTCATTACGAGGTTTCCGGGGAACCGAATGGCTACGAGATCGCCCCGCTCATCCTGATCAATTATATTGAAAATGCTTTTAAATTTGGCCTGCACACCGATAAGCGCAGCATCATCGAGATCCTGATCCATGTGGAAAATTCCCGCCTTCAGTTGAAAACGCGCAACCGCATAGTCTATAAAAATGGAGATGTTCCCGGCACGGAAGAAGGACTTCAGAATTCCAAAAACCGACTGAATTTGATATATTCCGGGAATTATTCTCTTGAAAGTGGAGAAAAAGACGGTTTTTACCTTGTGAACCTCAATATCAAACTGGATGA